One genomic region from Flexibacter flexilis DSM 6793 encodes:
- a CDS encoding Rpn family recombination-promoting nuclease/putative transposase has translation MAKYINPYTDFGFKKLFGEEANKDLLIDFLNQLLPAHHQIAALNFRNPENLADLSAERKAIFDIHCKALSGERFIVEMQKAKVKYFKDRSLFYVTFPIRDQAQQGDWNFKLEPIYFVAILDFEYDEAEEKRKFRRDVALKDQDGEVFFDKLHFKFLQMPLFTKKEHELETKFDKWCYFLKNLESFDHIPNILNEPIFQKAFGAAELASLSSEQRAVYEENLIQYWGMKSALETAVEESKIEIARNFIALNLDNTTIAKGTGLTIKQIEALRKEIDKNP, from the coding sequence ATGGCAAAGTACATTAATCCATATACTGATTTTGGCTTTAAAAAACTTTTTGGTGAGGAGGCCAATAAAGACCTGCTCATTGATTTTCTCAATCAATTGTTGCCTGCTCATCACCAAATTGCAGCCCTAAATTTTCGTAATCCCGAAAATTTGGCGGACTTGTCGGCGGAAAGAAAAGCTATTTTCGATATTCATTGCAAGGCTCTTTCGGGCGAACGATTTATCGTGGAAATGCAAAAAGCAAAGGTCAAATACTTTAAGGACAGAAGTTTGTTTTACGTTACGTTTCCTATCCGCGACCAAGCGCAACAAGGCGATTGGAATTTCAAATTAGAACCCATTTATTTTGTGGCTATTCTTGATTTTGAATACGACGAGGCCGAAGAAAAACGGAAGTTTAGGCGTGATGTAGCACTCAAAGACCAAGACGGAGAGGTATTTTTTGACAAATTGCATTTCAAGTTTTTGCAAATGCCTTTGTTCACCAAAAAAGAGCACGAATTAGAAACCAAATTTGATAAATGGTGCTACTTTCTGAAAAACTTAGAAAGTTTTGACCACATTCCTAATATTCTCAACGAACCGATTTTTCAAAAAGCCTTTGGCGCGGCGGAATTGGCAAGTCTAAGCTCCGAACAAAGAGCCGTTTACGAAGAAAATCTAATTCAGTATTGGGGCATGAAAAGTGCTTTAGAAACAGCCGTTGAGGAAAGTAAAATCGAAATTGCGAGAAACTTTATCGCACTAAATTTGGATAATACGACCATCGCAAAAGGTACAGGTTTAACCATAAAGCAAATAGAAGCACTGCGGAAAGAGATTGACAAAAATCCTTAA
- a CDS encoding NAD-dependent epimerase/dehydratase family protein, translating to MKFHLVSGACGFVGRNLVKRLLKITDDYIVMVDDLSTGTHPSTWLPAQGYTSTQNGDLEVINGRLLFFKADFREFLHKLTHQPTFLREQYGLDFERFTDVFHFAAIVGGRAKIDGDPMMVALDLAIDAEFFYWATRHKPARVMFPSSSAAYPVDLQAESGAIALRETDINFAKMGQPDMTYGWSKLTGEYLAKIAAQYYGISVACVRPFSGYGEDQDLSYPIPAIAARAARRENPFEVWGSGKQGRDFVHIDDCIDCILMAMDNIHDGSAINIGSGKLTSFLEIIELFSRFVGYEPTIKPLLDKPVGVHSRYAEMSHVNNTFGWKPKVSLEEGMRRVYEAALERVKAQTV from the coding sequence ATGAAATTTCATCTTGTTTCGGGAGCTTGCGGCTTTGTGGGTCGCAATCTTGTAAAAAGACTTCTTAAAATTACTGATGATTATATTGTAATGGTGGACGACCTTTCCACTGGTACGCACCCTTCTACGTGGTTGCCTGCACAGGGTTACACTTCCACCCAAAACGGCGATTTAGAAGTTATCAATGGTCGTTTGTTGTTCTTCAAAGCAGATTTCAGAGAATTTTTGCACAAACTCACGCACCAACCTACGTTTTTGCGCGAGCAATACGGCCTTGATTTCGAACGCTTTACAGATGTGTTCCATTTTGCGGCAATCGTGGGCGGTCGTGCCAAAATAGACGGCGACCCGATGATGGTGGCTTTGGATTTGGCCATCGACGCGGAGTTTTTCTACTGGGCTACTCGCCACAAACCTGCGCGTGTGATGTTCCCAAGTTCGAGTGCGGCGTATCCTGTGGACTTGCAAGCCGAAAGCGGCGCGATTGCGTTGCGCGAAACGGACATCAATTTTGCCAAAATGGGACAACCAGACATGACTTACGGTTGGTCTAAACTCACGGGTGAATATTTGGCCAAAATCGCGGCACAGTATTACGGAATTTCGGTGGCTTGCGTACGTCCGTTTTCGGGCTACGGCGAAGATCAAGATTTGTCTTACCCGATTCCTGCCATTGCGGCACGTGCGGCACGTCGCGAAAATCCGTTTGAAGTGTGGGGAAGCGGCAAACAAGGTCGTGACTTCGTACACATCGACGACTGTATCGACTGTATCCTGATGGCGATGGACAATATCCACGACGGCTCAGCGATTAATATCGGTTCGGGCAAACTTACTTCTTTCCTTGAAATTATAGAGCTATTCAGCCGCTTTGTAGGTTATGAACCAACCATCAAACCGTTGTTGGACAAGCCAGTAGGCGTACACTCTCGTTATGCAGAAATGAGCCACGTAAACAATACATTCGGCTGGAAACCAAAAGTTTCGTTGGAAGAAGGTATGCGCCGCGTATATGAAGCAGCATTAGAACGCGTAAAAGCTCAAACGGTATAA
- a CDS encoding Crp/Fnr family transcriptional regulator, which yields MLQAIKPTFSDPQLLAEIKTHTKLKRIEKDETLIRSGDKIVFVPLVQKGVLRIVREDADGREIFLYHLYAGQSCAMSLNCCQAGKESMVKAVAEDTTEVLLIPVGMVSEWFRYTEWKSFINGTYSNRFVELLNVIDLIAFSNMDKQLLRYLQARAQANNTHRLDITHQQIADELHTHREAISRLLRTMEQKNLVRLGRNSIELLHGL from the coding sequence GTGTTGCAAGCGATAAAGCCCACTTTCTCAGACCCCCAACTTTTAGCAGAAATCAAGACGCATACCAAACTAAAGCGCATCGAAAAAGACGAAACGCTGATACGTTCTGGGGATAAAATCGTGTTTGTGCCGTTGGTGCAAAAAGGTGTGTTGCGGATTGTGCGCGAAGATGCCGACGGTCGCGAAATTTTCTTGTATCATCTTTACGCTGGCCAAAGCTGCGCCATGTCCCTGAACTGCTGCCAAGCGGGCAAAGAAAGTATGGTAAAAGCTGTGGCCGAAGACACAACCGAAGTGCTGCTGATTCCTGTGGGCATGGTGTCGGAGTGGTTCAGATATACCGAATGGAAATCGTTTATCAATGGCACTTACAGCAATCGTTTTGTGGAGCTGCTCAACGTGATTGATTTAATCGCTTTTAGTAACATGGACAAACAACTTTTGCGCTATTTGCAGGCACGCGCCCAAGCCAACAATACACATCGCCTCGACATCACGCACCAACAAATCGCCGATGAGTTGCACACGCACCGCGAAGCCATTAGCCGACTGCTCCGCACCATGGAACAGAAAAATTTGGTTCGGTTGGGGCGCAACAGCATTGAGCTACTGCACGGGCTTTAG
- the meaB gene encoding methylmalonyl Co-A mutase-associated GTPase MeaB: MAIRRLSVQEYIDGILAGDRVVLSRAITLVESRLEADRLAANQVLHAILPHTGRAKRIGITGVPGVGKSTFIESFGSYITQQKGLKLAVLAIDPSSQRTKGSIMGDKTRMESLSHDPKAYIRPSPSGDSLGGITRKTRETMLLCEAAGFDIILIETVGVGQSETAVRSMTDFFLLLMLAGAGDNLQGMKRGIMEMADALTITKADGSNVQKALNAKIEYENAIHLFPLPPSGWATPVSTCSSMTQEGIPELWQLTEKYFDFATQKGWLQKQRQEQNKEWLHETIKQTLLDRFYENPTIKQALAVCENAVENGQQDAVSAAYELLNKF; the protein is encoded by the coding sequence ATGGCTATTCGTCGTTTGTCGGTTCAGGAATATATAGACGGCATTTTGGCGGGAGACCGCGTCGTATTGAGTAGAGCTATCACGTTGGTAGAGAGCAGGTTAGAAGCTGATCGTCTGGCTGCGAATCAGGTTTTGCACGCCATTTTGCCGCACACAGGCCGCGCCAAACGCATCGGGATTACGGGTGTGCCAGGCGTAGGCAAAAGCACTTTTATTGAGTCGTTTGGGTCGTATATTACCCAACAAAAAGGCCTGAAATTGGCGGTTTTGGCCATCGACCCCAGCAGCCAACGCACCAAAGGCAGCATTATGGGCGACAAAACCCGTATGGAATCACTCTCGCACGACCCCAAAGCCTATATACGCCCTTCGCCGTCGGGCGACTCGCTGGGCGGCATTACGCGCAAAACCCGCGAAACCATGCTACTCTGTGAGGCCGCAGGTTTTGACATTATCCTTATCGAAACCGTAGGCGTAGGCCAGTCCGAAACTGCCGTGCGCAGCATGACCGACTTTTTTTTACTACTGATGCTCGCGGGTGCAGGCGACAACTTGCAAGGCATGAAACGCGGCATTATGGAAATGGCCGATGCACTGACCATTACCAAAGCCGACGGAAGCAACGTACAAAAAGCCCTGAACGCCAAGATAGAATACGAAAACGCGATACATTTGTTCCCGTTGCCGCCGTCGGGTTGGGCTACGCCTGTGAGCACCTGTTCGTCCATGACGCAGGAGGGAATCCCCGAACTTTGGCAACTCACCGAAAAATATTTCGATTTTGCTACACAAAAAGGCTGGCTACAAAAGCAACGCCAAGAACAAAACAAAGAATGGTTGCACGAAACCATCAAACAAACGCTTTTAGACCGTTTTTACGAAAATCCAACCATCAAACAGGCATTGGCCGTGTGCGAAAATGCCGTAGAAAATGGCCAACAAGATGCCGTCAGCGCGGCCTATGAGTTGTTGAATAAGTTTTAA
- the hisG gene encoding ATP phosphoribosyltransferase, whose product MNTILRISIQKSGRLSEDSLRLFKECGIELSGGGTGRLKAQATNFPAEFLFLRDDDIAGYVADGVADLGVVGQNVLEESNKSVSIAKLLGFGKCRLSIAVPRSDEYRSIQDLEGKSIATSYPRITAAYLANKGVRADIHEISGSVEIAPSIGLASAVCDIVSSGSTLLANGLKEAEPIFYSEAVLVASPKLSEEKQTLLNQLIFRIEAVQAAKNNKYILLNAPNEAVEAIAALLPGMKSPTVLPLAQSGWSSIHSVINENEFWEKIASLRELGAQGILVVPIEKMIL is encoded by the coding sequence ATGAATACAATATTGCGTATCTCTATCCAAAAATCTGGACGTTTGAGCGAAGATTCACTCCGTTTGTTTAAAGAATGTGGCATTGAGCTTTCGGGCGGCGGCACGGGCAGACTCAAGGCGCAAGCCACAAATTTCCCTGCCGAATTTTTATTTCTCCGCGACGACGACATCGCGGGTTATGTGGCCGACGGCGTGGCCGATTTGGGCGTAGTAGGACAAAACGTACTGGAAGAGAGCAATAAATCCGTAAGCATTGCCAAACTATTGGGGTTCGGGAAATGTAGGCTTTCGATTGCTGTTCCGCGCAGCGACGAATACCGCAGCATTCAGGATTTGGAAGGCAAAAGTATTGCTACCTCGTACCCTCGTATTACGGCGGCGTATTTGGCCAACAAAGGCGTACGCGCTGACATTCACGAAATTAGCGGCTCAGTAGAAATCGCGCCAAGCATTGGGCTTGCTTCGGCGGTATGCGACATTGTCAGTTCGGGTAGTACGCTACTGGCCAACGGCCTGAAAGAAGCCGAACCGATTTTTTATTCGGAAGCCGTGTTGGTGGCATCGCCAAAACTTTCTGAAGAAAAACAAACGCTACTTAATCAGCTTATTTTCAGAATAGAAGCCGTACAAGCCGCCAAAAACAACAAATATATTTTACTCAATGCACCCAACGAAGCTGTAGAAGCGATTGCCGCTTTGCTGCCAGGCATGAAAAGCCCAACGGTGTTGCCGTTGGCGCAATCGGGTTGGAGTTCGATACACTCGGTTATCAACGAAAATGAATTTTGGGAGAAAATCGCCTCGCTTCGCGAATTGGGCGCACAAGGCATTTTGGTTGTACCAATCGAAAAAATGATTTTGTAA
- a CDS encoding CHASE2 domain-containing protein has translation MRIRYWRDTLWCTGFIFAVLVGLYMLPAQFELFNPLAEAFDDFELTDLVYSRHLGEDQNLEHIQDAVALTDTNIVLVNIGYLNRAGIAQEIFNINAHQPKLIAIDALFEVPRAPEDDSLMAQAFSETKNLILGVKLLNPNYTKGGFDSAQVTYPMFDRYALHGYVNLITDGEDKFRVSRHYSPQERSTDTAMLAFSTKIASIAYPAQTQAFLARSNEVESINFRRHEKQYRCLDVADALNPELPFSLKDKIVIMGFMGENFQSKSWEDKFFTPLNEVYIGKTAPDMFGMTVHANIVSMIAEKSFINEMPDWLALCIGVLLCMANVQVFMWIYYRLSRWYDALTKLLQLLQVLLLLYVSVLSFSFFRYKMDLAVGIAAILLAGDLLEIYMGFLKPKVLQQTAKWFRKHEPAPAAPTEE, from the coding sequence ATGCGTATTCGTTACTGGCGCGACACTTTGTGGTGTACGGGATTTATTTTTGCAGTGTTGGTGGGGCTGTATATGTTGCCCGCCCAATTTGAGTTGTTCAATCCGTTGGCCGAAGCCTTCGACGACTTTGAGCTAACCGATTTGGTGTATTCGCGTCATTTGGGCGAAGACCAAAATCTCGAACACATACAAGATGCCGTCGCGCTCACAGATACCAATATTGTGTTGGTGAATATTGGTTACCTGAATCGTGCGGGCATTGCCCAAGAGATTTTTAATATCAATGCCCACCAGCCCAAACTTATTGCCATAGACGCGCTGTTTGAAGTGCCACGCGCACCCGAAGACGACAGCCTGATGGCGCAGGCTTTTTCGGAAACTAAAAACTTGATTTTGGGAGTAAAATTGCTCAACCCAAACTACACCAAAGGCGGCTTTGACTCGGCGCAAGTTACTTACCCGATGTTTGACCGCTACGCGCTGCACGGCTACGTGAATCTGATTACGGACGGAGAAGACAAATTCAGAGTTTCGCGGCACTATTCGCCCCAAGAACGCAGCACGGATACGGCCATGCTTGCGTTTTCTACCAAAATTGCCAGTATTGCGTATCCTGCTCAAACACAGGCGTTTTTAGCCCGAAGCAATGAAGTTGAATCTATTAATTTCCGCCGCCACGAAAAGCAATATCGTTGCCTTGATGTGGCCGATGCGCTTAATCCCGAATTGCCGTTTAGCCTCAAAGACAAAATTGTGATAATGGGTTTTATGGGCGAAAATTTTCAAAGCAAATCGTGGGAAGATAAATTTTTTACGCCACTCAATGAGGTGTATATCGGCAAAACTGCGCCCGATATGTTCGGGATGACGGTTCACGCCAACATTGTTTCCATGATTGCCGAAAAATCTTTTATCAACGAAATGCCCGACTGGCTTGCGCTTTGTATCGGCGTGCTGCTGTGCATGGCCAATGTGCAGGTGTTTATGTGGATTTATTACAGGCTTTCGCGCTGGTACGATGCGCTTACCAAATTGTTACAATTGCTACAAGTGCTTCTGTTACTGTATGTTTCGGTGTTGTCTTTTTCGTTTTTCAGATACAAAATGGATTTGGCCGTAGGCATAGCCGCGATTTTGTTGGCAGGCGATTTGTTGGAAATTTACATGGGCTTTCTCAAGCCTAAAGTGCTACAACAAACGGCCAAATGGTTCCGCAAACACGAGCCAGCACCCGCCGCCCCAACGGAAGAATAA
- a CDS encoding DMT family transporter: MKLSEGVRYMLLSTLFFALMNLCVKFLSRIPAIELVFFRSAISFVLSVAMLQYNRIPMLGNQRKYLFLRGFFGVFSLILFFYTLQAMPLASAVTIQYLSPVFTSILAVYTLGEVMTKKQWIFLLLSFLGVVLIKGVDTRISVFYMIIGVASALFSSLAYNSVRRVKDTEHPLVVVFYFPLVALPVTSVLTYFQWQAPQGSEWIFLLLMGVFTQMAQYCMTRAVQAAELSSISYLNYMGIIYALGFGFIFFNETFTWPAMIGMLLVMSGILLNIYDRRGKLLGTKAVEKVAS; encoded by the coding sequence ATGAAATTATCCGAAGGGGTCAGGTATATGTTATTATCTACCCTGTTTTTTGCACTCATGAATTTATGCGTCAAGTTTCTCTCACGCATTCCCGCCATTGAGTTAGTATTCTTCCGCTCGGCCATTTCCTTTGTTTTGAGCGTGGCCATGCTCCAATACAACCGAATTCCGATGCTCGGTAACCAACGCAAATACTTGTTTCTCAGAGGTTTTTTTGGCGTTTTCTCCCTGATTCTCTTTTTCTATACGCTTCAGGCCATGCCGTTGGCTTCTGCCGTAACCATACAATATCTTTCGCCTGTGTTCACGTCGATTTTGGCGGTTTATACGCTGGGCGAGGTCATGACCAAAAAGCAATGGATTTTCTTGCTGCTCTCGTTTTTGGGCGTGGTGCTCATCAAAGGCGTGGACACACGCATTTCGGTTTTTTATATGATAATAGGCGTAGCCTCTGCTCTATTTTCGAGCTTGGCGTACAATAGCGTTCGCCGCGTGAAAGACACCGAACATCCGCTTGTAGTCGTGTTTTATTTTCCGCTGGTGGCATTGCCTGTTACATCGGTACTCACGTATTTTCAGTGGCAAGCACCGCAGGGCAGCGAATGGATTTTTTTGTTGCTAATGGGCGTTTTTACGCAAATGGCGCAGTATTGTATGACGCGCGCCGTACAAGCCGCCGAACTTTCAAGTATTAGTTACCTGAATTATATGGGCATTATTTATGCCTTAGGTTTTGGGTTTATTTTCTTCAACGAAACTTTTACATGGCCTGCAATGATTGGAATGCTGCTGGTCATGTCAGGAATTTTGCTCAATATCTACGACCGACGCGGCAAACTTTTAGGCACAAAAGCCGTCGAAAAAGTAGCTTCTTAA
- the hypD gene encoding hydrogenase formation protein HypD, translating to MKYVTEYRDPELVTHYLDAIRQKVTRPWFIMEICGGQTHSLVKNGLLDLLPEEVIMVHGPGCPVCVTSAGLIDKAVELMQQGVIMCSFGDMVRVPGTSQSLLQAKAAGGDLRILYSPLEAVNIAAANPDREVVFFAVGFETTAPSNALAVMHAQKLGLKNFSLLVSHVLVPPAMEAILDDEFCNINAFLGAGHVCTIMGLDEYYPLAEKYKIPIVISGFEPADLLCAIYHAVVQLEEGKHEVENQYTRFVKEHGNGRAKAVVEEIFMVGDQEWRGIGKISDSGLVMRPEYAAYDAAAKFAIKTKSESCASKCIAGEILKGQKKPFECQEFRKTCNPSNPLGAPMVSSEGACAAYYHYS from the coding sequence ATGAAATATGTTACGGAATACCGCGACCCCGAACTGGTAACCCATTATCTGGACGCGATTCGCCAAAAAGTAACGCGCCCTTGGTTTATCATGGAGATTTGTGGCGGACAAACCCACTCGCTGGTGAAAAATGGCTTGTTGGATTTGCTGCCCGAAGAAGTAATCATGGTGCATGGGCCGGGTTGTCCTGTGTGCGTTACGTCGGCGGGTCTGATAGACAAAGCCGTGGAACTGATGCAGCAAGGCGTAATCATGTGTTCGTTTGGGGACATGGTGCGCGTGCCAGGTACGTCGCAAAGCCTTTTGCAAGCCAAAGCCGCAGGCGGCGATTTGCGTATTTTGTATTCGCCATTGGAAGCCGTGAATATTGCGGCGGCCAACCCAGACCGCGAAGTCGTGTTTTTTGCCGTAGGCTTCGAGACGACCGCGCCAAGTAACGCGCTTGCCGTGATGCACGCCCAAAAATTAGGTTTGAAAAACTTTTCGTTGCTTGTTTCGCACGTGCTTGTGCCGCCAGCGATGGAGGCTATCTTGGACGATGAATTTTGCAATATCAACGCCTTTTTGGGGGCGGGTCACGTCTGCACGATTATGGGACTGGACGAATATTATCCGTTGGCTGAGAAATACAAAATTCCGATTGTGATTTCGGGTTTTGAGCCTGCCGACTTGCTTTGCGCGATTTATCATGCCGTTGTGCAGCTCGAAGAAGGCAAACATGAGGTAGAAAATCAATACACCCGTTTTGTAAAAGAACACGGTAACGGACGTGCCAAAGCGGTTGTAGAGGAAATATTTATGGTGGGTGACCAAGAATGGCGCGGCATCGGCAAAATAAGCGATAGCGGCCTTGTGATGCGTCCTGAATATGCGGCTTACGATGCGGCGGCCAAATTTGCCATCAAAACCAAGTCGGAAAGCTGTGCGAGCAAATGTATTGCGGGCGAAATATTGAAAGGTCAGAAAAAGCCTTTTGAGTGTCAGGAGTTTAGAAAAACGTGTAATCCGTCCAATCCGTTGGGTGCGCCGATGGTGTCGTCCGAAGGAGCTTGTGCGGCGTATTACCATTATTCCTAA
- a CDS encoding FKBP-type peptidyl-prolyl cis-trans isomerase, which produces MDISELLGTIGKTEEQDKISYSAGVVMAMSLKDLGFEEISSADFIEGMDSVFNNSFPKITAKRAVDIFNNYIALLREEQKEKNATEGRVFLEQNAQREGVVCLPSGLQYEVLRQGKGQTPNLLNHVEVTYEGYLVNNEVFDSSKHHSGGVEFEIGEMIPGWQEVLQLMPEGSRWKVYIPHYLAYGEAGAAPMIQPNATLIFIIELKKIIK; this is translated from the coding sequence ATGGATATTTCAGAATTATTAGGCACCATCGGCAAGACCGAAGAACAAGATAAAATTTCCTATTCGGCAGGCGTAGTAATGGCAATGAGCCTCAAAGATTTGGGCTTTGAAGAGATTTCGAGCGCGGATTTTATAGAAGGAATGGATTCTGTTTTTAACAATAGTTTCCCAAAAATCACTGCCAAAAGAGCCGTTGATATTTTCAATAATTATATAGCCTTGTTGCGCGAGGAGCAAAAAGAAAAAAATGCCACCGAAGGCCGTGTTTTCTTAGAACAAAACGCCCAACGCGAAGGCGTGGTTTGTTTGCCAAGCGGTTTGCAGTACGAAGTGTTGCGTCAGGGCAAAGGCCAAACGCCTAATCTATTGAACCACGTAGAAGTAACTTACGAAGGTTATTTGGTTAATAATGAAGTGTTTGACTCAAGCAAACACCATAGCGGCGGCGTAGAATTTGAAATTGGCGAAATGATACCAGGTTGGCAAGAAGTGTTGCAACTCATGCCCGAAGGTTCGCGCTGGAAAGTGTATATTCCGCATTATTTGGCCTACGGCGAAGCAGGTGCCGCGCCCATGATTCAGCCAAACGCGACGCTTATTTTCATTATTGAATTGAAAAAAATAATCAAATAG
- a CDS encoding urease accessory protein UreH domain-containing protein → MFGLFVTLYAGLEHAFEADHLLAVNNLVTNRKHTGHAMKDGFFWGVGHTTTIFVIGMMMIVFKMNLSEQLFSYLEACVGLMLVGLGAVRLFKLNAKRQLAYSGLPQTHTHYTPKMAFGVGFVHGLAGSGALAVLVMSQMKSPAEGLMYILIFGVGSIVGMLLASSMFSLPYSRGIMQSERLQNALTAISSLLCLVYGIKVIIENLS, encoded by the coding sequence ATGTTTGGACTATTTGTAACATTGTACGCGGGTTTGGAACACGCCTTTGAAGCCGACCATTTGTTGGCCGTCAATAACCTCGTTACCAATCGCAAACACACAGGCCACGCCATGAAAGACGGCTTTTTTTGGGGCGTGGGTCATACCACCACTATTTTTGTGATTGGTATGATGATGATTGTGTTCAAAATGAATCTTAGCGAACAATTATTTAGCTACTTAGAAGCCTGCGTGGGCTTGATGTTGGTCGGTTTGGGTGCGGTTCGGCTGTTCAAACTCAATGCCAAACGCCAATTGGCGTACAGCGGTTTGCCGCAAACGCACACGCATTACACCCCCAAAATGGCGTTTGGGGTGGGCTTTGTGCATGGCTTGGCAGGAAGTGGCGCATTGGCCGTGCTGGTGATGTCGCAGATGAAAAGCCCCGCCGAAGGCTTGATGTATATCCTGATTTTTGGGGTTGGCTCAATCGTAGGAATGTTGTTGGCTTCGAGTATGTTTAGCCTGCCGTATTCGCGCGGGATAATGCAATCCGAGCGGCTACAAAATGCCCTCACGGCTATATCCTCGCTGTTGTGTTTGGTGTACGGCATTAAAGTAATTATCGAAAATCTTTCGTAG
- a CDS encoding cyclase family protein, translated as MQIQITHRNQQYSTDTTQGQSLAFTLRPNSPENPNCYYAEAPENAVIRAGNFVGSVTEGGTVNYTRLSLTPHGNGTHTECYGHISPAPDATLDRCLQEFMFVAELVSLQPVQRENGDWVVLLKDLQKALQHQTNAIIIRTLPNDLDKNTRAYSGTNPAYLEENTGLWLAEQGVEHLLLDLPSVDREEDAGRLAVHHGFWQYPAATRTQATITELIFVPDALPDGLYWLHLQVPRLATDAAPSQPVIYPLKPVQ; from the coding sequence ATGCAAATCCAAATTACCCACCGCAACCAACAGTACAGCACAGACACGACGCAAGGCCAAAGTTTGGCCTTTACGCTACGCCCCAACAGCCCCGAAAACCCCAATTGCTACTACGCCGAAGCTCCCGAAAACGCCGTTATTCGGGCAGGGAATTTTGTAGGAAGCGTGACCGAAGGCGGAACAGTGAATTACACACGCCTGAGCCTTACGCCGCACGGCAACGGCACGCATACCGAATGTTACGGACATATTAGCCCCGCACCAGATGCCACTTTAGACCGCTGTTTGCAAGAATTTATGTTTGTGGCCGAGCTTGTCAGCTTGCAACCCGTGCAGCGCGAAAATGGCGACTGGGTCGTTTTGCTAAAAGATTTGCAAAAAGCCTTACAGCACCAAACCAACGCCATCATTATCAGAACTTTGCCAAACGATTTGGATAAAAATACGCGTGCTTATTCGGGTACAAATCCCGCGTATTTGGAAGAAAATACGGGGCTGTGGCTCGCCGAACAAGGCGTAGAACATTTGTTACTGGATTTGCCGTCGGTGGACAGAGAAGAAGACGCAGGCCGTTTGGCCGTTCATCACGGATTTTGGCAATATCCCGCCGCCACGCGCACCCAAGCCACCATTACCGAACTTATTTTTGTGCCAGACGCGCTGCCCGACGGCCTGTATTGGTTGCATTTGCAAGTGCCGCGCTTGGCCACCGATGCCGCGCCTTCACAGCCCGTTATTTACCCACTAAAGCCCGTGCAGTAG